Proteins from a genomic interval of Musa acuminata AAA Group cultivar baxijiao chromosome BXJ1-9, Cavendish_Baxijiao_AAA, whole genome shotgun sequence:
- the LOC135594099 gene encoding uncharacterized protein LOC135594099 gives MASLFKRRRGWRAASSPSSPGHLAEEPAAQSGDGDGWLSSLVSGAGKLVSAVLGPDSAPSSSSSFYSSEEGTDSNSSEEEDTIRACEGHKLSKKTKTSKMVNDWLEGSISIITEIEAKSAIEQLLLRETFTRDECNKLTKIIQSRVIDVQSAENDQHCVPKELPNMAAREAFACPQACQSLHQSGDIPKTIRSPSILNCHSPGPSASPAVKFNFHDSVVIEARKGLELKRTPSCLKASLDHGLCTLNTDVLHYDFGGVISPVDIAKSYMQSLLPYESPISSMSMLKATPTSELRPCIDKTTLATSHHSLPSSKVLKRDYSTFTPRDTFDEVRRVRLKSKENMLAGDSTKILGINHSSTLTEALHAEDDSASRTLRQSDARALELVKPIAVNNAPSPNINALDTEAALDIELTHTLKQTALPPETTPSRVAYDSRLSVPVILPDEKKAHFSHPVLYQFFMSISFYFRKKKKKKKRSCKLYPALWNGIIFYTRDRILKRLQRQWNSWRICLSLMPWLPQDWRIKESIRKIFIVPSNQQFWMRHQMCPKRKICYDCY, from the exons ATGGCCTCGCTCTTCAAGCGTCGCCGCGGCTGGCGGGCGGCGTCGTCGCCGTCCTCTCCCGGCCACCTAGCGGAGGAACCGGCCGCCCAGTCCGGTGATGGTGACGGGTGGTTGTCGAGCCTCGTCTCTGGGGCGGGGAAACTTGTCTCCGCTGTCTTGGGTCCTGATTCCGCCCCGTCTTCCTCATCGTCCTTCTATTCGTCGGAGGAGGGCACAGATAGCAATTCGA GTGAAGAGGAAGATACTATTCGGGCTTGTGAAGGACATAAGTTAAGCAAG AAAACGAAAACATCAAAGATGGTAAATGACTGGCTGGAAGGATCAATATCTATCATCACAGAAATTGAGGCTAAATCTGCTATAGAGCAGTTGCTATTGAGAGAAACATTTACAag GGATGAATGCAACAAATTAACGAAGATAATTCAATCACGGGTTATAGATGTTCAATCTGCAGAAAATGATCAGCATTGTGTACCAAAAGAACTTCCTAACATGGCTGCTAGGGAGGCCTTTGCTTGTCCACAAGCTTGTCAATCTTTGCATCAATCTGGAGATATACCAAAGACAATTCGTTCTCCATCTATTCTGAACTGTCATTCTCCTGGGCCTTCCGCTTCTCCAGCAGTTAAATTCAATTTCCATGACTCAGTTGTTATAGAGGCTAGAAAAGGGCTAGAGTTGAAAAGGACACCATCATGTTTAAAAGCTTCTCTTGATCATGGGCTTTGCACTCTGAACACTGATGTGCTTCATTAT GATTTTGGAGGTGTAATCTCTCCCGTGGACATTGCCAAATCATATATGCAATCCTTGCTACCATATGAGTCGCCAATTTCAAGTATGAGCATGCTTAAAGCCACACCAACCAGTGAATTGCGTCCATGCATTGATAAAACAACTCTTGCAACTTCCCATCATTCATTACCTTCATCCAAG GTCCTGAAGAGGGACTATTCTACCTTTACACCAAGGGATACATTTGATGAAGTTCGAAGAGTCCGACTCAAATCTAAAGAAAACATGTTAGCAGGAGATTCTACAAAGATTTTGGGCATCAATCATAGTTCAACGTTGACTGAGGCTTTGCATGCTGAAGATGACAGTGCATCTAGAACCTTAAGGCAGTCTGATGCAAGGGCACTTGAACTTGTAAAGCCAATTGCAGTGAACAATGCCCCTTCTCCCAATATTAATGCTTTAGATACTGAAGCAGCTCTTGACATAGAATTAACTCATACCTTAAAGCAAACTGCTCTGCCTCCAGAGACTACTCCTTCTAGAGTTGCCTATGACTCCCGTTTGTCTGTTCCTGTCATTCTGCCAGATGAAAAGAAGGCACATTTTTCTCATCCCGTCTTGTATCAGTTTTTTATGTCTATTTCTTTttacttcagaaaaaaaaaaaaaaaaaaaaaaaggagttgcAAGCTATATCCGGCTTTGTGGAACGGAATAATTTTTTATACCCGTGACAGGATATTGAAGAGACTTCAGCGACAATGGAACAGTTGGAGAATATGTCTGAGTCTCATGCCTTGGCTTCCACAGGATTGGAGAATAAAG gAGAGCATAAGGAAAATATTCATTGTTCCCTCCAACCAGCAATTCTGGATGAGGCATCAAATGTGTCCAAAG